Proteins encoded by one window of Arachis hypogaea cultivar Tifrunner chromosome 1, arahy.Tifrunner.gnm2.J5K5, whole genome shotgun sequence:
- the LOC140183838 gene encoding uncharacterized protein: MDLRIGSPPQSLLLMADTGSDLVWVKDFSFGCGFCVSGPSVTGASFNAAQGVLGLGRLRLPPVEGANLGFDLCVNVTGTGKVKLPKLNFSFSRKSVMSPPVKNYFIEAAEGVKRVAIQAVKKGSG, translated from the coding sequence ATGGATCTTCGAATTGGATCACCGCCTCAGAGCCTCCTCTTGATGGCGGACACCGGCAGCGACCTAGTGTGGGTAAAAGACTTCTCCTTCGGTTGcgggttttgtgtttctggtccCAGCGTTACAGGTGCGAGTTTCAATGCCGCACAAGGTGTTCTGGGTTTAGGGCGCTTGAGGTTGCCACCGGTGGAAGGAGCGAACCTAGGGTTTGATCTGTGTGTGAATGTCACTGGCACAGGGAAGGTGAAGCTGCCAAAGCTGAACTTTTCTTTCTCCAGGAAATCGGTAATGTCGCCACCGGTGAAAAATTATTTCATCGAGGCTGCAGAGGGAGTGAAGCGTGTGGCAATTCAAGCGGTGAAAAAGGGTTCAGGATAG